The following are encoded together in the Bradymonas sediminis genome:
- a CDS encoding VWA domain-containing protein → MIIKPNKITEALFWVLLVGAWLAMGYAFFNRIVEPGVDLIAFEFQGRSVEILAPLFFGVLLILPVLPLVNRFTLSDLPRAQRVINIVMRGLIIAALTGALIQVVLTSFESRVSTIFLVDTSASVPDSSIKEALEYINQARDARGERDEVQVLGFARHPYSIALPAEGALTEIARPAAEDDGLDTNPAAALRMAYGLFPQDHIKRIVIISDGNETRGDFLSEAHRANEFGIRLYNKETEIEMRPEVMVRALDVPEKIELGTPFKITAQIFSNHPDSATLQLWQNDFRAGTQKVDLETGVNEVVFETVVSEPGFMEFKLEMKVDGEDHFEANNQYVYSTNISGKPRVLYVEGEIRSRLYLERAMRDQQFELETRGPMGLPKTLKEFESFDLVLISDLAATYMSTEQMKLLDQYVKELGGGLVMVGGDSSFGPGGYYGSYLEEILPVEFEPKKKRETPSLALMLVIDKSGSMAGDRIELAKEASKAAVKILGKNDKVGVIAFDDTVEHLVRMQKATNRVRILSDISRLQPSGGTNIASGIEAAFETLLLTPARKKHVILLTDGHSDSSNIFSELLPSMRISDMTVSTVAVGGESASTLLKRIAEGGGGRYYFTSNPYNIPRIFMKETSTVSRSSMVEEPFRPRVVKQTQMLKGIDFSRAPYLLGYVSTQAKRGAETLMVSDYNEPILVRWRRGLGKVVVFTSDLKNRWAVQWVRWPGYSKFWAQLIRDTMRTDDRMNLAMRTEIDQGRAHLVVDAVGQDDRFINGLQSSVTLRTPSGKNKTVTLEQTAAGRYETRVELDEYGSYGLKARHDIDGDTLAVSLGSISYPYAREYLFLEPNRQMLQQAAAIAGGATNPTAETLFDPMGEEVKYRRELWPYFLIVALGLLLLDLALRRIRLWGSTELKWGNYFK, encoded by the coding sequence ATGATTATTAAACCCAACAAAATCACCGAAGCCTTATTCTGGGTGCTCCTGGTCGGCGCGTGGTTGGCGATGGGATACGCGTTCTTTAACCGAATTGTGGAGCCCGGCGTTGACCTGATCGCGTTCGAGTTCCAGGGACGAAGCGTCGAGATTCTGGCCCCGCTCTTCTTCGGTGTGTTGCTGATCTTGCCTGTCTTGCCGCTAGTGAATCGCTTCACGCTGAGCGACCTGCCGCGCGCCCAGCGCGTCATCAATATCGTGATGCGCGGGCTGATCATCGCGGCGCTGACCGGGGCGCTTATTCAAGTGGTGCTGACGAGTTTTGAATCTCGTGTTTCCACGATCTTCCTGGTTGATACGTCTGCCTCGGTTCCAGACTCATCCATTAAAGAAGCACTTGAATATATCAATCAGGCCCGGGACGCCCGCGGTGAGCGCGACGAGGTCCAGGTGCTGGGCTTTGCGCGCCATCCCTACAGCATCGCGCTGCCCGCCGAGGGCGCGCTCACCGAAATCGCGCGCCCCGCTGCCGAGGATGACGGCCTCGACACCAACCCGGCCGCAGCCCTTCGCATGGCCTACGGTCTCTTCCCGCAGGACCATATCAAACGCATCGTCATCATCTCGGACGGCAACGAAACCCGCGGTGATTTCCTAAGCGAAGCCCACCGCGCCAATGAGTTCGGCATCCGCCTCTATAATAAGGAAACCGAGATTGAGATGCGCCCCGAGGTCATGGTGCGCGCGCTCGATGTGCCGGAGAAAATCGAGCTCGGTACGCCCTTTAAGATCACCGCCCAGATCTTCTCAAATCACCCGGATTCGGCGACCCTTCAACTCTGGCAAAATGACTTCAGGGCGGGCACCCAAAAGGTTGATCTGGAGACCGGCGTCAACGAAGTCGTCTTCGAGACGGTCGTCTCAGAGCCCGGCTTTATGGAATTCAAGCTCGAGATGAAGGTCGACGGCGAAGACCATTTCGAGGCCAATAACCAATATGTCTACAGCACCAATATCAGCGGCAAGCCGCGGGTGCTCTATGTCGAGGGAGAGATTCGCTCGCGCCTGTATTTGGAGCGCGCGATGCGCGACCAGCAATTCGAGTTGGAGACGCGCGGGCCGATGGGGCTGCCCAAAACCCTCAAAGAATTCGAGAGCTTTGACCTGGTGCTCATCTCGGACCTCGCCGCGACCTATATGTCGACCGAGCAGATGAAGCTGCTGGACCAATATGTCAAAGAGCTCGGCGGCGGCCTGGTCATGGTCGGCGGCGACTCTTCCTTCGGCCCAGGCGGCTATTATGGGAGTTATTTGGAAGAGATCCTTCCGGTCGAATTCGAGCCCAAGAAAAAGCGCGAGACCCCGAGCCTTGCCCTGATGCTGGTCATTGACAAATCCGGCTCGATGGCCGGCGACCGCATCGAATTGGCCAAAGAGGCATCCAAGGCGGCGGTCAAGATTCTGGGCAAAAACGACAAGGTCGGCGTCATCGCATTTGACGATACGGTGGAGCATCTGGTGCGCATGCAAAAGGCGACCAACCGCGTGCGCATCTTGAGCGATATCAGCCGGCTGCAGCCCAGCGGCGGCACCAATATCGCCAGCGGAATCGAAGCTGCGTTTGAGACACTTTTGCTCACGCCAGCGCGCAAAAAACACGTCATCCTGCTCACCGACGGCCACTCGGACTCGAGCAATATCTTCTCCGAATTGCTCCCGTCGATGCGCATCTCAGATATGACCGTCTCGACGGTGGCGGTGGGCGGCGAGTCGGCGTCGACGCTGCTCAAACGGATCGCGGAGGGCGGCGGCGGGCGCTATTATTTCACCAGCAACCCCTATAATATTCCGCGCATTTTCATGAAAGAGACCTCCACGGTGTCGCGCTCATCGATGGTCGAGGAGCCCTTCCGCCCCAGGGTCGTCAAGCAGACGCAGATGCTCAAAGGCATCGACTTCTCGCGCGCGCCCTATCTTTTGGGCTACGTATCCACCCAGGCCAAACGCGGGGCCGAAACCCTGATGGTCTCCGACTATAACGAGCCCATCCTGGTGCGCTGGCGCCGCGGGTTAGGCAAGGTTGTCGTCTTCACATCGGACCTTAAAAACCGCTGGGCGGTGCAATGGGTTCGCTGGCCGGGCTACTCGAAATTCTGGGCCCAACTTATCCGCGACACCATGCGCACCGATGACCGCATGAACCTGGCGATGCGCACCGAGATCGACCAGGGCCGCGCGCATCTCGTGGTCGACGCGGTTGGCCAGGACGACCGCTTCATCAACGGGCTGCAGTCGTCAGTGACGCTGCGCACGCCGTCGGGCAAAAATAAGACCGTCACCCTGGAGCAGACCGCCGCGGGACGCTATGAAACCCGGGTCGAGCTGGACGAATACGGCTCCTACGGCCTCAAGGCGCGCCACGATATCGACGGCGACACCCTGGCGGTGAGCCTCGGCAGCATCTCCTATCCCTACGCCCGCGAATATCTATTCCTGGAGCCCAATCGCCAGATGCTCCAACAGGCCGCGGCCATCGCCGGCGGCGCGACCAACCCGACGGCCGAGACCCTCTTCGACCCGATGGGCGAAGAGGTCAAATACCGCCGCGAATTGTGGCCCTATTTCCTCATCGTGGCCCTCGGCCTGCTCTTGCTCGACCTCGCCCTTCGCCGCATCCGCCTCTGGGGCAGCACCGAGTTGAAATGGGGAAACTATTTCAAATAA
- a CDS encoding PAN domain-containing protein, which produces MKIFSKCNALPRHKAHPRAPKLGALGLGIVALCFAAGCQSGGYSEITTGENTAPQRANTPRPIKQITYDPAPAANENEAALEGGVCRPGSTFRTITGEAAQPEACREICRNLMDCMAFTFMSSPTEATRCELKHSVPEAMVGPESDPKGCVSWVNPRASARIAQLEAQRFELRSQRPGENLREFEMDQADPAMCQKACDNLRDCQAFTYTRPGYDGEQARCALKTEVRAPVADQDCCISGLK; this is translated from the coding sequence ATGAAGATTTTCTCGAAATGTAATGCGCTGCCGCGACACAAAGCCCATCCCCGCGCGCCCAAGCTCGGCGCGCTCGGCCTGGGAATCGTCGCGCTATGCTTCGCCGCAGGTTGCCAATCGGGCGGGTATTCGGAGATCACCACCGGGGAGAACACCGCTCCCCAGCGCGCCAACACGCCCCGGCCGATCAAGCAGATCACCTACGACCCAGCGCCGGCCGCCAACGAAAACGAAGCGGCGCTGGAGGGCGGAGTCTGCCGGCCTGGCTCAACCTTTCGGACCATCACCGGCGAGGCCGCCCAGCCCGAGGCCTGCCGCGAGATTTGTCGCAACCTGATGGACTGCATGGCCTTCACCTTTATGTCATCGCCCACCGAAGCGACCCGCTGCGAGCTAAAACACTCGGTGCCGGAGGCGATGGTGGGCCCGGAGAGCGACCCCAAGGGCTGTGTGTCCTGGGTAAACCCACGCGCCAGCGCCCGAATCGCGCAACTCGAAGCGCAGCGTTTCGAATTGCGCAGCCAGCGCCCCGGCGAAAATCTTCGCGAGTTTGAGATGGACCAGGCTGATCCGGCGATGTGTCAGAAGGCCTGCGATAATCTGCGCGACTGCCAGGCGTTTACCTACACGCGCCCCGGCTATGACGGCGAACAGGCACGCTGCGCCCTTAAGACCGAGGTCCGGGCGCCGGTCGCCGACCAAGATTGCTGCATTTCGGGACTAAAATAG